The proteins below are encoded in one region of Bifidobacterium dentium JCM 1195 = DSM 20436:
- a CDS encoding isoprenyl transferase translates to MAFENVDYKSLDIPAAPFSDPSIIPDFPKNKVPRHVGVIMDGNGRWAQQRGLIRTDGHQAAEPVVFDTIAGAIEAGVRYLSLYTFSTENWKRSPQEVRFLMGFSRDIIHRRVAQMDEWGVRVRWSGRRPKLWKSVIDELEVAQERTKNNKTIDVVFCLNYGGRAEIADACAAIAREVRDGRISGDRVTEKMIADHLYNPDIPDCDLVIRTSGEQRTSNFLPWEAAYAELDFVPELFPDCGREVLWRSISHYVDRDRRFGGVKK, encoded by the coding sequence ATGGCTTTTGAGAACGTGGACTACAAGTCGCTTGACATTCCGGCGGCTCCTTTTTCCGATCCGTCGATTATTCCCGATTTCCCGAAGAACAAGGTACCGCGCCATGTGGGCGTAATCATGGACGGCAACGGTCGTTGGGCGCAGCAGCGCGGATTGATCCGCACCGACGGCCATCAGGCCGCCGAACCGGTGGTATTCGACACCATTGCCGGTGCCATCGAGGCGGGCGTACGCTACTTGTCGCTGTACACGTTCTCCACTGAGAACTGGAAGCGCTCGCCTCAGGAGGTGCGCTTCCTCATGGGCTTCTCGCGTGACATCATCCACCGTCGTGTGGCGCAGATGGACGAGTGGGGCGTACGCGTGCGCTGGTCCGGTCGCCGCCCGAAACTGTGGAAGTCCGTCATCGACGAACTTGAGGTGGCGCAGGAGCGCACCAAGAACAACAAGACCATCGATGTGGTGTTCTGCCTGAATTATGGAGGCCGTGCCGAAATCGCCGACGCCTGCGCAGCCATCGCGCGTGAGGTGCGTGACGGCAGGATTTCCGGCGACCGTGTGACCGAAAAGATGATTGCCGATCACCTGTACAATCCGGACATTCCGGATTGCGATCTGGTGATCCGTACTTCCGGCGAACAGCGCACCTCCAACTTCCTGCCGTGGGAGGCCGCCTACGCCGAACTCGACTTCGTGCCGGAGCTCTTCCCCGACTGCGGCCGTGAGGTGTTGTGGCGTTCCATCAGCCACTATGTTGACCGTGACCGCCGGTTCGGTGGGGTTAAGAAGTAG
- the recO gene encoding DNA repair protein RecO, with protein sequence MPLYQDEGVVLRTAKLGEADRIITLLTRDHGKIRAVAKGVRRTKSRFGGRLEPFMRVDVLVAEGRSLDVISQAESISAYAGPICADYGAYAAANVIAETADKLVAGEHERMTMQYRLVLGALNALAKHAHDSNAIGDSYVMRALALAGWTPRLRACVVCGDPIDAGRTWYFSIPAGGVMCSADHTPESTLIPWNTLCQMQALVDGDWGELDTAPLTAETRQLVEKWGEYYLERPIRSLRLLD encoded by the coding sequence ATGCCGTTGTATCAGGACGAAGGAGTCGTGCTGCGCACGGCAAAACTCGGTGAAGCCGATCGCATCATCACCTTGTTGACGCGCGACCACGGCAAGATCCGTGCCGTTGCCAAAGGTGTGCGCCGTACCAAATCACGGTTCGGCGGGCGTCTGGAACCGTTCATGCGTGTGGATGTGCTGGTAGCCGAAGGCCGCTCCCTTGATGTGATCTCACAGGCCGAATCGATTTCCGCCTATGCCGGACCGATCTGCGCCGACTATGGCGCCTATGCCGCAGCCAATGTGATCGCCGAAACCGCCGACAAACTCGTGGCCGGCGAACACGAGCGTATGACGATGCAGTACCGGCTGGTGTTGGGTGCGTTGAATGCGCTTGCCAAACATGCGCATGATTCGAATGCGATCGGAGACTCCTATGTGATGCGGGCATTGGCACTTGCAGGATGGACTCCGCGCTTGCGTGCCTGCGTGGTCTGCGGAGATCCGATCGATGCCGGAAGGACCTGGTATTTTTCGATTCCAGCCGGTGGCGTGATGTGCTCCGCCGACCACACTCCGGAATCCACGCTGATTCCTTGGAACACACTCTGCCAGATGCAGGCGCTGGTCGACGGCGATTGGGGAGAGTTGGATACGGCACCACTGACCGCCGAAACCCGCCAATTGGTGGAAAAATGGGGCGAGTACTATCTGGAGCGGCCGATTCGTTCGCTGCGCTTGCTAGATTAG